From one Pseudopipra pipra isolate bDixPip1 chromosome 2, bDixPip1.hap1, whole genome shotgun sequence genomic stretch:
- the TSC22D1 gene encoding TSC22 domain family protein 1 isoform X4 → MAHPAMFPRRGSSSSSGSSCVTAPTAPGTGVGSAALSAEDYQPPLLVQPPPPSPAAASSAGPQPIPPPPQSLNLLSQSQLQPQPLAQTGAQMKKKSGFQITSVTPAQISASMSSNNSIAEDTESYDDLDESHTEDLSSSEILDVSLSRATDLGEPERSSSEETLNNFQEAETPGAVSPNQPHLPQQHAPLPHHPQQSVVINGSVHPHHVHHHHHLHHHHHGHHHPSHPGVGSAPISGGPPPSPSFRKLSTTGSSDNVISTAPVSAASSTGSPASAVSNIRTTSTPGNLGVSPATGTSTLNNMGGGSSSVASNVLGTINLSNITSTGNVNALSGTSSNANVNILSGVGNGTSASSSVINNVTNPTAGMAVGSSPQPAASGTSRFRVVKLDSSSEPFKKGRWTCTEFYDKENTVAVSEGVAVNKAVETIKQNPLEVTSERESTSGSSVSSNVSTLSHYTESVGSGEMGAPTVVQQQAFQGVGPQQMDFSSAAPPAIPASSIPQSVSQSQLAQVQLHSQEVNYPQQKPGVQPPAQASLTTVTGVQPAPVNILGVSPSLGHQQPAIPSMAQQQLPYSQPAQPVQTLPVVQQQQLQYGQQQQQQQQQPVPTQMAAGHVKPVNQNSVAGAMPDYIQHQQILQTPAPAMQPSSTGVGAGQPVPVAQAQGMQPSVQAHPAAAPAQPVAHAPAAIPGVAASGQMLNVGQQGSVAAVVQPPSAANQIPPPVMPSTAAPPSSQVVQPVQTGIMQQGLQASASSLPQQMVIAQQNTLLPVQPQAQGVESVVQGMAGQQLSAVSPIPSASTVPAASQAGSAVPPGIPSASVGLGQPQNIAQASAVQNGSLAQSVSQPPLISTSIGMPVAQSMPQQMPLSSTQFPAQSLAQSIVSQTEDGRRPTEPSLVGLPQAANVESGVGASAVSDGGSSNMPSSASLFPLKVLPLTTPLVDGEDESLESILPHLLYFKY, encoded by the exons ATGGCGCACCCGGCGATGTTTCCTAGAAGGggcagcagcagtagcagcgGCAGCAGCTGCGTTACTGCTCCCACTGCACCAGGTACCGGCGTTGGGAGCGCTGCCCTCTCTGCCGAGGATTATCAGCCGCCTTTGCTGGTCCAGCCACCGCCtccatctcctgcagcagcttcaTCAGCGGGTCCACAGCCGATACCCCCTCCTCCACAAAGCCTGAACCTCCTCTCGCAGTCTCAGCTCCAACCACAGCCTCTTGCACAGACTGGAGctcagatgaaaaagaaaagtggcTTCCAAATTACCAGTGTGACCCCTGCTCAAATATCAGCTAGTATGAGCTCTAATAACAGTATAGCTGAGGATACAGAAAGCTATGATGATCTGGATGAGTCTCACACTGAAGACCTTTCGTCTTCAGAGATCTTGGATGTGTCTTTATCCAGGGCCACTGACTTGGGAGAACCTGAAAGGAGCTCCTCTGAAGAGACTCTAAATAACTTCCAAGAGGCAGAGACTCctggggctgtttctccaaatcagcctcatcttcctcagcagcatgctcctcttcctcatcaCCCACAGCAGAGTGTTGTGATCAATGGAAGTGTTCACCCCCACCACGTTCATCATCACCACCATCTTCACCACCACCATCATGGACACCATCATCCATCGCATCCTGGCGTAGGTAGTGCCCCTATTTCTGGAGGACCACCGCCCAGTCCATCATTTAGAAAACTATCAACAACTGGAAGCTCTGACAATGTTATATCAACTGCACCAGTTTCTGCTGCATCATCCACTGGTTCCCCGGCATCTGCTGTGTCTAATATACGCACTACAAGTACTCCTGGCAATTTAGGTGTAAGTCCTGCTACTGGAACTAGTACCTTAAATAATATGGGTGGTGGTAGTTCTAGTGTGGCAAGCAATGTGCTTGGTACTATAAATTTAAGCAACATCACGAGTACTGGTAATGTAAATGCTTTGTCTGGAACAAGCAGCAATGCTAATGTGAATATCTTGAGTGGTGTTGGCAATGGTACGAGTGCTTCCTCTAGTGTCATTAACAATGTTACTAATCCAACGGCAGGAATGGCAGTGGGATCAAGCCCACAGCCGGCTGCATCTGGCACCTCAAGGTTTAGGGTTGTAAAATTAGATTCTAGTTCTGAACCTTTCAAAAAAGGTAGATGGACATGCACTGAATTCTATGATAAAGAAAATACTGTTGCAGTTTCAGAAGGAGTAGCAGTAAACAAAGCAGTAGAGACGATAAAACAAAACCCGCTTGAAGTGACTTCTGAAAGGGAGAGCACCAGTGGGAGTTCTGTTAGCAGCAATGTAAGCACACTGAGTCACTATACAGAAAGTGTGGGAAGTGGAGAAATGGGAGCACCTACTGTGGTACAGCAGCAAGCGTTTCAAGGTGTGGGTCCACAGCAGATGGATTTTagcagtgctgctcctccagcaatTCCAGCATCTAGTATACCACAGAGTGTTTCTCAATCACAGCTTGCACAAGTCCAGCTGCATTCTCAAGAAGTAAACTATCCACAGCAGAAGCCAGGGGTCCAACCCCCTGCACAGGCCAGTCTAACCACTGTTACTGGGGTTCAGCCAGCCCCGGTTAATATACTAGGTGTATCCCCATCCCTGGGCCACCAGCAACCTGCCATTCCGAGTATGGCTCAACAGCAGCTGCCATactcacagccagcacagcctgtgcagACTTTGCCagtggtgcagcagcagcagttgcagTACGgacaacagcaacagcagcagcagcaacagccgGTTCCTACGCAGATGGCCGCAGGTCACGTTAAGCCGGTGAACCAAAACTCTGTCGCGGGGGCTATGCCGGACTACATTCAACATCAACAGATCCTTCAGACTCCAGCTCCTGCCATGCAGCCAAGTTCTACAGGAGTAGGAGCTGGGCAGCCAGTTCCTGTTGCCCAGGCACAGGGCATGCAGCCTTCAGTGCAAGCACAtccagccgctgccccagctcagcctgttGCTCATGCTCCAGCAGCAATACCAGGTGTAGCTGCCAGTGGTCAGATGCTGAATGTTGGGCAGCAGGGAAGCGTAGCTGCTGTGGTGCAACCACCCTCTGCTGCAAACCAAATTCCACCTCCAGTTATGCCGTCAACTGCTGCTCCTCCATCTTCCCAAGTAGTGCAGCCTGTGCAGACAGGAATAATGCAGCAGGGATTACAGGCTAGTGCTTCAAGCCTTCCTCAGCAAATGGTCATTGCTCAACAAAATACCTTGTTACCTGTACAGCCGCAGGCACAAGGAGTGGAATCTGTAGTCCAAGGGATGGCTGGCCAGCAGCTGTCTGCGGTTAGCCCTATACCCTCAGCTAGTACTGTTCCTGCAGCAAGTCAAGCTGGTTCAGCTGTGCCTCCTGGCATACCTTCTGCTTCTGTAGGTTTGGGACAGCCACAGAATATAGCACAGGCTTCGGCTGTGCAGAATGGCAGTTTGGCTCAAAGTGTTAGTCAGCCTCCCTTGATATCAACAAGTATAGGTATGCCAGTGGCACAGAGTATGCCACAGCAGATGCCACTAAGCTCTACCCAGTTCCCTGCACAATCACTAGCTCAGTCCATTGTAAGCCAAACTGAAGATGGCAGACGCCCTACAGAACCTTCATTGGTGGGTTTACCTCAAGCTGCCAATGTCGAGAGTGGTGTTGGAGCATCAGCTGTTTCGGATGGGGGTAGCAGCAACATGCCATCTTCTGCATCCCTCTTTCCACTGAAGGTGCTGCCGTTGACAACGCCTCTCGTAGATGGTGAGGATGAGAG CCTAGAGTCCATCCTGCCTCATCTTCTCTATTTTAAGTATTGA
- the TSC22D1 gene encoding TSC22 domain family protein 1 isoform X2 has translation MAHPAMFPRRGSSSSSGSSCVTAPTAPGTGVGSAALSAEDYQPPLLVQPPPPSPAAASSAGPQPIPPPPQSLNLLSQSQLQPQPLAQTGAQMKKKSGFQITSVTPAQISASMSSNNSIAEDTESYDDLDESHTEDLSSSEILDVSLSRATDLGEPERSSSEETLNNFQEAETPGAVSPNQPHLPQQHAPLPHHPQQSVVINGSVHPHHVHHHHHLHHHHHGHHHPSHPGVGSAPISGGPPPSPSFRKLSTTGSSDNVISTAPVSAASSTGSPASAVSNIRTTSTPGNLGVSPATGTSTLNNMGGGSSSVASNVLGTINLSNITSTGNVNALSGTSSNANVNILSGVGNGTSASSSVINNVTNPTAGMAVGSSPQPAASGTSRFRVVKLDSSSEPFKKGRWTCTEFYDKENTVAVSEGVAVNKAVETIKQNPLEVTSERESTSGSSVSSNVSTLSHYTESVGSGEMGAPTVVQQQAFQGVGPQQMDFSSAAPPAIPASSIPQSVSQSQLAQVQLHSQEVNYPQQKPGVQPPAQASLTTVTGVQPAPVNILGVSPSLGHQQPAIPSMAQQQLPYSQPAQPVQTLPVVQQQQLQYGQQQQQQQQQPVPTQMAAGHVKPVNQNSVAGAMPDYIQHQQILQTPAPAMQPSSTGVGAGQPVPVAQAQGMQPSVQAHPAAAPAQPVAHAPAAIPGVAASGQMLNVGQQGSVAAVVQPPSAANQIPPPVMPSTAAPPSSQVVQPVQTGIMQQGLQASASSLPQQMVIAQQNTLLPVQPQAQGVESVVQGMAGQQLSAVSPIPSASTVPAASQAGSAVPPGIPSASVGLGQPQNIAQASAVQNGSLAQSVSQPPLISTSIGMPVAQSMPQQMPLSSTQFPAQSLAQSIVSQTEDGRRPTEPSLVGLPQAANVESGVGASAVSDGGSSNMPSSASLFPLKVLPLTTPLVDGEDESSSGASVVAIDNKIEQAMDLVKSHLMYAVREEVEVLKEQIKELIEKNSQLEQENTLLKTLASPEQLAQFQAQLQTGSPPSSSQSQGTTQQPAQPASQGSGPSA, from the coding sequence ATGGCGCACCCGGCGATGTTTCCTAGAAGGggcagcagcagtagcagcgGCAGCAGCTGCGTTACTGCTCCCACTGCACCAGGTACCGGCGTTGGGAGCGCTGCCCTCTCTGCCGAGGATTATCAGCCGCCTTTGCTGGTCCAGCCACCGCCtccatctcctgcagcagcttcaTCAGCGGGTCCACAGCCGATACCCCCTCCTCCACAAAGCCTGAACCTCCTCTCGCAGTCTCAGCTCCAACCACAGCCTCTTGCACAGACTGGAGctcagatgaaaaagaaaagtggcTTCCAAATTACCAGTGTGACCCCTGCTCAAATATCAGCTAGTATGAGCTCTAATAACAGTATAGCTGAGGATACAGAAAGCTATGATGATCTGGATGAGTCTCACACTGAAGACCTTTCGTCTTCAGAGATCTTGGATGTGTCTTTATCCAGGGCCACTGACTTGGGAGAACCTGAAAGGAGCTCCTCTGAAGAGACTCTAAATAACTTCCAAGAGGCAGAGACTCctggggctgtttctccaaatcagcctcatcttcctcagcagcatgctcctcttcctcatcaCCCACAGCAGAGTGTTGTGATCAATGGAAGTGTTCACCCCCACCACGTTCATCATCACCACCATCTTCACCACCACCATCATGGACACCATCATCCATCGCATCCTGGCGTAGGTAGTGCCCCTATTTCTGGAGGACCACCGCCCAGTCCATCATTTAGAAAACTATCAACAACTGGAAGCTCTGACAATGTTATATCAACTGCACCAGTTTCTGCTGCATCATCCACTGGTTCCCCGGCATCTGCTGTGTCTAATATACGCACTACAAGTACTCCTGGCAATTTAGGTGTAAGTCCTGCTACTGGAACTAGTACCTTAAATAATATGGGTGGTGGTAGTTCTAGTGTGGCAAGCAATGTGCTTGGTACTATAAATTTAAGCAACATCACGAGTACTGGTAATGTAAATGCTTTGTCTGGAACAAGCAGCAATGCTAATGTGAATATCTTGAGTGGTGTTGGCAATGGTACGAGTGCTTCCTCTAGTGTCATTAACAATGTTACTAATCCAACGGCAGGAATGGCAGTGGGATCAAGCCCACAGCCGGCTGCATCTGGCACCTCAAGGTTTAGGGTTGTAAAATTAGATTCTAGTTCTGAACCTTTCAAAAAAGGTAGATGGACATGCACTGAATTCTATGATAAAGAAAATACTGTTGCAGTTTCAGAAGGAGTAGCAGTAAACAAAGCAGTAGAGACGATAAAACAAAACCCGCTTGAAGTGACTTCTGAAAGGGAGAGCACCAGTGGGAGTTCTGTTAGCAGCAATGTAAGCACACTGAGTCACTATACAGAAAGTGTGGGAAGTGGAGAAATGGGAGCACCTACTGTGGTACAGCAGCAAGCGTTTCAAGGTGTGGGTCCACAGCAGATGGATTTTagcagtgctgctcctccagcaatTCCAGCATCTAGTATACCACAGAGTGTTTCTCAATCACAGCTTGCACAAGTCCAGCTGCATTCTCAAGAAGTAAACTATCCACAGCAGAAGCCAGGGGTCCAACCCCCTGCACAGGCCAGTCTAACCACTGTTACTGGGGTTCAGCCAGCCCCGGTTAATATACTAGGTGTATCCCCATCCCTGGGCCACCAGCAACCTGCCATTCCGAGTATGGCTCAACAGCAGCTGCCATactcacagccagcacagcctgtgcagACTTTGCCagtggtgcagcagcagcagttgcagTACGgacaacagcaacagcagcagcagcaacagccgGTTCCTACGCAGATGGCCGCAGGTCACGTTAAGCCGGTGAACCAAAACTCTGTCGCGGGGGCTATGCCGGACTACATTCAACATCAACAGATCCTTCAGACTCCAGCTCCTGCCATGCAGCCAAGTTCTACAGGAGTAGGAGCTGGGCAGCCAGTTCCTGTTGCCCAGGCACAGGGCATGCAGCCTTCAGTGCAAGCACAtccagccgctgccccagctcagcctgttGCTCATGCTCCAGCAGCAATACCAGGTGTAGCTGCCAGTGGTCAGATGCTGAATGTTGGGCAGCAGGGAAGCGTAGCTGCTGTGGTGCAACCACCCTCTGCTGCAAACCAAATTCCACCTCCAGTTATGCCGTCAACTGCTGCTCCTCCATCTTCCCAAGTAGTGCAGCCTGTGCAGACAGGAATAATGCAGCAGGGATTACAGGCTAGTGCTTCAAGCCTTCCTCAGCAAATGGTCATTGCTCAACAAAATACCTTGTTACCTGTACAGCCGCAGGCACAAGGAGTGGAATCTGTAGTCCAAGGGATGGCTGGCCAGCAGCTGTCTGCGGTTAGCCCTATACCCTCAGCTAGTACTGTTCCTGCAGCAAGTCAAGCTGGTTCAGCTGTGCCTCCTGGCATACCTTCTGCTTCTGTAGGTTTGGGACAGCCACAGAATATAGCACAGGCTTCGGCTGTGCAGAATGGCAGTTTGGCTCAAAGTGTTAGTCAGCCTCCCTTGATATCAACAAGTATAGGTATGCCAGTGGCACAGAGTATGCCACAGCAGATGCCACTAAGCTCTACCCAGTTCCCTGCACAATCACTAGCTCAGTCCATTGTAAGCCAAACTGAAGATGGCAGACGCCCTACAGAACCTTCATTGGTGGGTTTACCTCAAGCTGCCAATGTCGAGAGTGGTGTTGGAGCATCAGCTGTTTCGGATGGGGGTAGCAGCAACATGCCATCTTCTGCATCCCTCTTTCCACTGAAGGTGCTGCCGTTGACAACGCCTCTCGTAGATGGTGAGGATGAGAG
- the TSC22D1 gene encoding TSC22 domain family protein 1 isoform X3, with product MAHPAMFPRRGSSSSSGSSCVTAPTAPGTGVGSAALSAEDYQPPLLVQPPPPSPAAASSAGPQPIPPPPQSLNLLSQSQLQPQPLAQTGAQMKKKSGFQITSVTPAQISASMSSNNSIAEDTESYDDLDESHTEDLSSSEILDVSLSRATDLGEPERSSSEETLNNFQEAETPGAVSPNQPHLPQQHAPLPHHPQQSVVINGSVHPHHVHHHHHLHHHHHGHHHPSHPGVGSAPISGGPPPSPSFRKLSTTGSSDNVISTAPVSAASSTGSPASAVSNIRTTSTPGNLGVSPATGTSTLNNMGGGSSSVASNVLGTINLSNITSTGNVNALSGTSSNANVNILSGVGNGTSASSSVINNVTNPTAGMAVGSSPQPAASGTSRFRVVKLDSSSEPFKKGRWTCTEFYDKENTVAVSEGVAVNKAVETIKQNPLEVTSERESTSGSSVSSNVSTLSHYTESVGSGEMGAPTVVQQQAFQGVGPQQMDFSSAAPPAIPASSIPQSVSQSQLAQVQLHSQEVNYPQQKPGVQPPAQASLTTVTGVQPAPVNILGVSPSLGHQQPAIPSMAQQQLPYSQPAQPVQTLPVVQQQQLQYGQQQQQQQQQPVPTQMAAGHVKPVNQNSVAGAMPDYIQHQQILQTPAPAMQPSSTGVGAGQPVPVAQAQGMQPSVQAHPAAAPAQPVAHAPAAIPGVAASGQMLNVGQQGSVAAVVQPPSAANQIPPPVMPSTAAPPSSQVVQPVQTGIMQQGLQASASSLPQQMVIAQQNTLLPVQPQAQGVESVVQGMAGQQLSAVSPIPSASTVPAASQAGSAVPPGIPSASVGLGQPQNIAQASAVQNGSLAQSVSQPPLISTSIGMPVAQSMPQQMPLSSTQFPAQSLAQSIVSQTEDGRRPTEPSLVGLPQAANVESGVGASAVSDGGSSNMPSSASLFPLKVLPLTTPLVDGEDERYRMTVKHCTRVCL from the coding sequence ATGGCGCACCCGGCGATGTTTCCTAGAAGGggcagcagcagtagcagcgGCAGCAGCTGCGTTACTGCTCCCACTGCACCAGGTACCGGCGTTGGGAGCGCTGCCCTCTCTGCCGAGGATTATCAGCCGCCTTTGCTGGTCCAGCCACCGCCtccatctcctgcagcagcttcaTCAGCGGGTCCACAGCCGATACCCCCTCCTCCACAAAGCCTGAACCTCCTCTCGCAGTCTCAGCTCCAACCACAGCCTCTTGCACAGACTGGAGctcagatgaaaaagaaaagtggcTTCCAAATTACCAGTGTGACCCCTGCTCAAATATCAGCTAGTATGAGCTCTAATAACAGTATAGCTGAGGATACAGAAAGCTATGATGATCTGGATGAGTCTCACACTGAAGACCTTTCGTCTTCAGAGATCTTGGATGTGTCTTTATCCAGGGCCACTGACTTGGGAGAACCTGAAAGGAGCTCCTCTGAAGAGACTCTAAATAACTTCCAAGAGGCAGAGACTCctggggctgtttctccaaatcagcctcatcttcctcagcagcatgctcctcttcctcatcaCCCACAGCAGAGTGTTGTGATCAATGGAAGTGTTCACCCCCACCACGTTCATCATCACCACCATCTTCACCACCACCATCATGGACACCATCATCCATCGCATCCTGGCGTAGGTAGTGCCCCTATTTCTGGAGGACCACCGCCCAGTCCATCATTTAGAAAACTATCAACAACTGGAAGCTCTGACAATGTTATATCAACTGCACCAGTTTCTGCTGCATCATCCACTGGTTCCCCGGCATCTGCTGTGTCTAATATACGCACTACAAGTACTCCTGGCAATTTAGGTGTAAGTCCTGCTACTGGAACTAGTACCTTAAATAATATGGGTGGTGGTAGTTCTAGTGTGGCAAGCAATGTGCTTGGTACTATAAATTTAAGCAACATCACGAGTACTGGTAATGTAAATGCTTTGTCTGGAACAAGCAGCAATGCTAATGTGAATATCTTGAGTGGTGTTGGCAATGGTACGAGTGCTTCCTCTAGTGTCATTAACAATGTTACTAATCCAACGGCAGGAATGGCAGTGGGATCAAGCCCACAGCCGGCTGCATCTGGCACCTCAAGGTTTAGGGTTGTAAAATTAGATTCTAGTTCTGAACCTTTCAAAAAAGGTAGATGGACATGCACTGAATTCTATGATAAAGAAAATACTGTTGCAGTTTCAGAAGGAGTAGCAGTAAACAAAGCAGTAGAGACGATAAAACAAAACCCGCTTGAAGTGACTTCTGAAAGGGAGAGCACCAGTGGGAGTTCTGTTAGCAGCAATGTAAGCACACTGAGTCACTATACAGAAAGTGTGGGAAGTGGAGAAATGGGAGCACCTACTGTGGTACAGCAGCAAGCGTTTCAAGGTGTGGGTCCACAGCAGATGGATTTTagcagtgctgctcctccagcaatTCCAGCATCTAGTATACCACAGAGTGTTTCTCAATCACAGCTTGCACAAGTCCAGCTGCATTCTCAAGAAGTAAACTATCCACAGCAGAAGCCAGGGGTCCAACCCCCTGCACAGGCCAGTCTAACCACTGTTACTGGGGTTCAGCCAGCCCCGGTTAATATACTAGGTGTATCCCCATCCCTGGGCCACCAGCAACCTGCCATTCCGAGTATGGCTCAACAGCAGCTGCCATactcacagccagcacagcctgtgcagACTTTGCCagtggtgcagcagcagcagttgcagTACGgacaacagcaacagcagcagcagcaacagccgGTTCCTACGCAGATGGCCGCAGGTCACGTTAAGCCGGTGAACCAAAACTCTGTCGCGGGGGCTATGCCGGACTACATTCAACATCAACAGATCCTTCAGACTCCAGCTCCTGCCATGCAGCCAAGTTCTACAGGAGTAGGAGCTGGGCAGCCAGTTCCTGTTGCCCAGGCACAGGGCATGCAGCCTTCAGTGCAAGCACAtccagccgctgccccagctcagcctgttGCTCATGCTCCAGCAGCAATACCAGGTGTAGCTGCCAGTGGTCAGATGCTGAATGTTGGGCAGCAGGGAAGCGTAGCTGCTGTGGTGCAACCACCCTCTGCTGCAAACCAAATTCCACCTCCAGTTATGCCGTCAACTGCTGCTCCTCCATCTTCCCAAGTAGTGCAGCCTGTGCAGACAGGAATAATGCAGCAGGGATTACAGGCTAGTGCTTCAAGCCTTCCTCAGCAAATGGTCATTGCTCAACAAAATACCTTGTTACCTGTACAGCCGCAGGCACAAGGAGTGGAATCTGTAGTCCAAGGGATGGCTGGCCAGCAGCTGTCTGCGGTTAGCCCTATACCCTCAGCTAGTACTGTTCCTGCAGCAAGTCAAGCTGGTTCAGCTGTGCCTCCTGGCATACCTTCTGCTTCTGTAGGTTTGGGACAGCCACAGAATATAGCACAGGCTTCGGCTGTGCAGAATGGCAGTTTGGCTCAAAGTGTTAGTCAGCCTCCCTTGATATCAACAAGTATAGGTATGCCAGTGGCACAGAGTATGCCACAGCAGATGCCACTAAGCTCTACCCAGTTCCCTGCACAATCACTAGCTCAGTCCATTGTAAGCCAAACTGAAGATGGCAGACGCCCTACAGAACCTTCATTGGTGGGTTTACCTCAAGCTGCCAATGTCGAGAGTGGTGTTGGAGCATCAGCTGTTTCGGATGGGGGTAGCAGCAACATGCCATCTTCTGCATCCCTCTTTCCACTGAAGGTGCTGCCGTTGACAACGCCTCTCGTAGATGGTGAGGATGAGAG